Proteins encoded in a region of the Phaenicophaeus curvirostris isolate KB17595 chromosome 1, BPBGC_Pcur_1.0, whole genome shotgun sequence genome:
- the LSMEM1 gene encoding leucine-rich single-pass membrane protein 1, whose translation MERPSLEINLPDTHEEGKLYVVDSLNNLNKLNVCPDRPQHVVDEEETTGGTGENTAGSNIRNQSLFFVTFILTLIVSLALVSFVIFLIIQTRNKMDQLSSRLITEKKTIEELKKMNNMILKHLNQSGIKEKGRYLFTQSPDLHEYLFTRAELKVPGESLE comes from the exons ATGGAGAGGCCTTCCTTAGAAATTAACCTACCTGATACTCatgaagaaggaaaactttACGTAGTCGATTCCTTAAACAACCTAAACAAACTAAATGTTTGCCCAGATAGACCCCAACATGTGGTAG ATGAGGAAGAGACCACTGGTGGCACTGGAGAAAACACAGCAGGGAGCAACATAAGAAACCAGTCTTTGTTCTTCGTCACCTTTATTCTTACTTTGATCGTCAGTTTGGCACTTGTTTCATTTGTAATATTCCTAATAA ttCAAACTAGAAACAAGATGGACCAATTATCAAGCAGACTAATAACTGAAAAGAAGACCATAGAAGAGCTTAAGAAAATGAACAATATGATATTAAAGCATCTCAATCAATCAGGAATTAAGGAAAAAGGGAGATATCTCTTCACACAGTCTCCTGATCTTCATGAGTACCTCTTCACCCGTGCTGAGCTGAAAGTCCCTGGAGAATCTTTGGAATGA
- the IFRD1 gene encoding interferon-related developmental regulator 1, whose protein sequence is MPKPKKRGGNHQRGAGGQPRNVQPFSDEDASIETMSHCSGFSDPASFTEDGPEVDEEATQEDLEYKLKGFIDLTLDKSAKTRQAALESLKSAFSSKILYEFVMERRMTLTDSIERCIKKGKSDEQCAAAGLACLLCVQMGSGIESEEIFKTLGPVLKKVVCDGAASIQARQACATCLGICCFIVTDDITELCSTMECLENIFTKAYPRDRDTNSVSSTHNTVLHISALLAWTLLLTICPMNEVKKKIEMHLHKLPSLLSCDDLNMRIAAGETLALLFELARETDADFFYEDMELLTEKLRALATDGNKHRAKVDKRKQRSVFRDVLRAVEERDFPTEMVKFGPERMYIDCWVKKQTYDTFKEILGSGMQYHLQSNDFLRNVFELGPPVMLDAAALKTMKISRFERHLYNSAAFKARTKARSKCRDKRADVGEFF, encoded by the exons gTGGTCAGCCCAGAAATGTGCAGCCTTTTAGTGATGAAGATGCTTCAATTGAAACTATGAGCCACTGCAGTGGCTTCAGTGATCCTGCTAGCTTCACTGAGGATG GGCCTGAAGTTGATGAAGAAGCCACTCAAGAAGACTTAGAATACAAATTGAAGGGATTTATTGATCTTACATTGGACAAGAG TGCAAAGACAAGACAAGCAGCTCTTGAAAGTCttaaaagtgctttttcttctaaaatactCTATGAATTTGTCATGGAAAGGAGAATGACACTAACTGATAGCATTGAACGCTGCATAAAGAAAG GCAAGAGTGATGAAcagtgtgctgctgctggactagcgtgtcttctgtgtgtgcaGATGGGGTCAGGAATTGAAAGTGAGGAGATTTTTAAGACCCTTGGTCCAGTTCTGAAGAAGGTTGTCTGTGATGGAGCAGCCAGTATCCAGGCCAGACAGGCT TGTGCAACCTGTTTAGGAATTTGCTGTTTCATTGTCACTGATGACATTACG GAGCTGTGCTCAACTATGGAATgcctggaaaacattttcacaaaGGCATATCCACGGGATAGAGACACTAATAGTGTATCAAGTACCCACAATACCGTGCTTCATATCAGTGCTCTTTTAGCATGGACATTGTTGTTGACCATTTGTCCAATGAAtgaagtgaagaagaaaatagaaat GCACTTGCATAAACTTCCAAGTCTTCTTTCTTGTGATGATCTCAACATGAGAATAGCTGCTGGAGAAACACTAGCCCTTCTGTTTGAACTGGCACGTGAAACAGATGCT GATTTCTTTTATGAAGATATGGAGCTTCTAACGGAGAAACTGAGAGCTCTGGCGACAGATGGAAACAAACACCGAGCCAAGGTAGATAAAAGAAAGCAGCGATCTGTCTTCAGAGATGTTCTGCGAGCTGTTGAG GAGCGTGACTTTCCTACAGAGATGGTTAAGTTTGGACCTGAGCGCATGTATATTGACTGCTGGGTTAAAAAACAAACTTACGATACCTTCAAGGAAATCCTGGGGTCGGGAATGCAATATCATTTGCAG TCAAATGACTTTCTTCGGAATGTGTTTGAGCTTGGTCCACCAGTAATGCTAGATGCTGCTGCTCTTAAAACAATGAAGATATCCCGTTTTGAAAGG CACTTGTACAACTCTGCAGCATTCAAGGCTCGGACAAAGGCTAGAAGTAAATGTCGTGATAAAAGAGCAGATGTGGGGGAATTTTTCTAG